A part of Rhipicephalus microplus isolate Deutch F79 chromosome 8, USDA_Rmic, whole genome shotgun sequence genomic DNA contains:
- the LOC142768450 gene encoding uncharacterized protein LOC142768450, protein MTARELDTCFRFVAQATGTMLCTLEWLDYPWLPGVRKWRKKTLVVAALRRAVEKGSSRQVRLDRVAFFYCWLSSLNLLPVWTLFRFTVSAAKAGGYKAAHLVEHMASALKVLGHRTTFTVTEDKTAVYGCILVDDPEPRAPAHVICVCLWCKLPYMAVYAPNEKIHSDLGVLLAAVLDCDPRRQVCGIYDDLDSAKTKALYDALLLSHGSKPVERSLREMT, encoded by the coding sequence ATGACAGCCCGGGAATTGGACACGTGTTTTCGCTTCGTCGCCCAGGCAACGGGGACGATGCTGTGCACCCTGGAATGGCTGGACTATCCGTGGCTTCCCGGCGTCAGGAAATGGCGTAAGAAAACACTGGTTGTCGCGGCGCTCCGTAGAGCGGTGGAAAAGGGGTCCAGCCGCCAAGTCCGACTGGATCGCGTGGCCTTTTTCTACTGCTGGCTGTCGTCGCTGAATCTTCTGCCCGTGTGGACTCTCTTCAGATTCACCGTCTCCGCAGCGAAAGCCGGGGGCTACAAGGCAGCCCATCTTGTCGAGCACATGGCGAGCGCCTTGAAAGTCCTCGGCCATCGGACGACGTTCACGGTGACTGAAGACAAGACGGCGGTCTACGGCTGCATCCTCGTCGATGACCCGGAACCCAGAGCTCCGGCACACGTGATTTGTGTGTGCCTCTGGTGCAAGCTGCCTTACATGGCAGTTTACGCTCCGAACGAGAAGATTCACTCGGACCTCGGCGTTCTCCTGGCCGCCGTACTGGACTGTGACCCGAGGCGTCAGGTCTGCGGCATTTACGATGACCTGGACTCCGCCAAAACGAAGGCTCTCTACGACGCTTTGCTCTTGAGCCACGGAAGCAAGCCGGTGGAACGGAGCCTACGAGAAATGACCTGA
- the LOC142768451 gene encoding uncharacterized protein LOC142768451 isoform X2, with protein sequence MRLNRSRQVLAGRKRLAPVTVQRFTTARYFLSGLLVTAALVTALVVLLPGVPPSSATRNDVANMIELWHDLCRWGPDLVTLRRGDRAPPT encoded by the exons atgcg GTTGAACAGAAGTCGTCAGGTACTGGCGGGGCGCAAGCGATTGGCACCAGTGACTGTCCAACGCTTCACAACTGCCCGCTACTTCCTCAGTGGCCTCTTAGTCACCGCAGCTCTAGTGACTGCCCTGGTCGTGCTCCTGCCAGGTGTGCCACCAAGTTCCGCAACACGAAACGATGTTGCCAACATGATTGAGCTCTGGCACGACCTATGCCGCTGGGGACCGGATCTTGTGACGCTGCGGCGCGGTGATCGTGCGCCACCAACGTGA